One window of Felis catus isolate Fca126 chromosome D4, F.catus_Fca126_mat1.0, whole genome shotgun sequence genomic DNA carries:
- the TOPORS gene encoding E3 ubiquitin-protein ligase Topors encodes MGSQQPPGSPLSREEGEAPPPAPVPEGRRRSRRVRLRGSCRHRPSFLGRRELGTSASAGPAPASSEIMASAAKEFKMDNFSPKAGTSKLQQTVPADASPDSKCPICLDRFDNVSYLDRCLHKFCFRCVQEWSKNKAECPLCKQPFDSIFHSVRAEDDFKEYVLRPSYNGSFATPDAPRFRYRTTMTNRSTSVYSPSSTVNRRTTTPPDSGVLFEGLGISARPRNGEIPQLMRQIAIRRPTTADERSLRKIQEQDIINFRRTLYRAGARVRNIEDGGRCRDISAEFFRRNPACLHRLVPWLKRELTVLFGAHGSLVNIVQHIIMSNVTRYDLESREFVSDLRPFLLNRTEHFIHEFISFARSPFNMAAFDQHANYDCPAPSYEEGSHSDSSVITISPDEAETQELDINVTTVSQAPWDDETPGPSYSSSEQVHAAMSSLLNTSDSSDEELVAGRATSQIQGVQSNEDLNNDSDSSSDNCVIVGFVKPLAERTPELVELSSDSEELGSYEKMETVKTQEQSYSSGDSDVSRCSSPRSVLGKDEQINKGHCGSGKRIKSKKEEKHSTSLSSPRDLSSSIRGDRVYSPYNRRHRRRARSRSSDSRSQSRSGHDQKNRRKHHGKKRMKSKRSRSRESSRPRGRRDKKRSRTRDSSWSRRSQTLSLSSESTSRSRSRSSDHGKRRSRSRNRDRYYLRNNYGSRYKWEYTYYSRNKDRDGYESSYRRRTLSRAHYSRQSSSPEFRIQSFSERTNARKKNNHSERKYYYYERHRSRSLSSNRSKTASTGPDWVRNEKPGGKRKYKTRHLEGTNEVAQPSREFASKVKESHYQKSSSKLDGNHKNESDSFSDSRSSDRETKHKRKKRRTRSLSVEIVYEGKATDTTRHHKKKKKKHKKKHKKHHGDNASRSPVVITIDSDSDKDSEVKEGTECGNSGPQDSLQNEFLPPPFEPFEAKDVVTIEDEFGILDTECNTTTLNNNLSNANKTVDNIPSQAASVEQTLDVREESTFASDLENQPSNVSIQTEPSRQLPSPRTSLMSVSLGRDRDMS; translated from the coding sequence atAATGGCATCAGCTGCTAAGGAATTTAAAATGGACAACTTTTCACCTAAAGCTGGTACTAGCAAATTGCAACAGACAGTACCAGCTGATGCATCTCCTGATTCTAAGTGTCCTATATGCTTGGATAGATTTGATAATGTGTCTTACTTAGATCGCTGTTTACATAAGTTCTGTTTTCGCTGTGTACAGGAGTGGTCAAAAAACAAAGCTGAATGTCCACTGTGTAAACAGCCCTTTGATTCTATTTTCCATTCTGTGAGGGCAGAAGATGACTTCAAGGAGTATGTCCTGAGGCCTTCGTATAATGGTTCTTTTGCTACCCCTGATGCTCCACGATTTCGCTATCGTACAACTATGACAAATCGAAGTACTTCTGTGTATTCACCTAGTAGTACCGTGAATAGAAGAACAACAACTCCACCAGATAGTGGAGTACTATTTGAAGGGTTAGGCATTTCAGCAAGACCTAGAAATGGTGAAATTCCTCAACTTATGAGGCAGATTGCAATAAGGAGGCCAACTACTGCAGATGAAAGATCTTTGCGAAAAATTCAAGAACAAGATATTATTAATTTCAGACGAACTCTCTATCGTGCTGGTGCTCGTGTTAGAAATATTGAAGATGGTGGTCGCTGCAGGGATATTTCAGCTGAATTTTTCCGTAGAAATCCAGCTTGCCTTCACAGATTAGTCCCCTGGTTAAAACGTGAACTTACAGTTCTTTTTGGAGCTCATGGATCTTTAGTGAATATTGTCCAGCACATCATCATGAGTAATGTTACTCGCTATGACTTGGAGAGTCGGGAGTTTGTATCTGACTTAAGACCGTTTTTACTTAATCGGACTGAGCATTTTATACATGAATTTATCAGTTTTGCTCGATCTCCCTTTAACATGGCAGCTTTTGACCAGCATGCTAATTATGATTGTCCTGCTCCTTCATATGAAGAAGGTAGCCATTCTGATTCTTCAGTTATAACAATATCTCCAGATGAAGCTGAAACCCAAGAGTTGGATATCAATGTAACCACTGTTAGTCAAGCACCATGGGATGATGAAACTCCAGGGCCATCTTACTCAAGCTCAGAGCAGGTACATGCTGCCATGTCTTCCCTTTTAAATACTTCTGATAGTTCAGATGAAGAACTTGTAGCAGGAAGAGCTACATCTCAGATACAAGGAGTACAAAGTAATGAAGACCTAAATAATGACAGTGATTCTTCTTCAGATAATTGTGTCATTGTTGGGTTTGTTAAACCACTAGCTGAGAGGACCCCAGAACTTGTTGAACTGTCCTCTGATTCTGAGGAGTTAGGCTCttatgagaaaatggagacagtgAAGACACAAGAACAATCTTACAGTTCTGGTGATAGTGATGTTAGTAGATGTTCATCTCCACGCTCTGTCCTTGGAAaggatgaacaaataaataaaggtcatTGTGGTTCTGGTAAAAGAATCAAgtcaaagaaggaagagaagcacTCAACATCATTGTCATCTCCTAGAGACCTGAGCTCATCTATCAGAGGAGACAGAGTATATTCCCCATATAACCGTAGACACAGGAGGAGGGCAAGGTCAAGAAGTTCAGATTCACGTTCCCAGAGTAGAAGTGGGCATGATCAGAAGAATCGTAGAAAGCATCATGggaagaaaaggatgaaaagCAAAAGATCCAGAAGCAGGGAGAGTAGCAGACCTAGAGGtagaagagacaaaaagagatCAAGAACTAGAGATAGCAGCTGGTCAAGAAGAAGCCAGACTCTCTCTCTAAGTAGTGAAAGCACAAGCAGATCAAGATCTCGTAGCAGTGATCATGGTAAAAGAAGATCACGGAGCAGAAATAGAGATCGTTATTACTTAAGAAATAATTATGGAAGCAGATATAAGTGGGAGTACACTTACTATAGTAGAAACAAGGACAGGGATGGCTACGAATCATCATACAGGAGGAGGACTCTGTCCAGAGCTCATTATTCCAGACAATCTTCAAGTCCAGAATTTAGAATTCAGTCCTTTTCTGAAAGAAcaaatgcaaggaaaaaaaataatcacagtgAAAGGAAGTATTACTACTATGAAAGGCACAGATCAAGGAGCCTATCTAGTAATAGATCAAAGACTGCATCTACAGGGCCTGATTGGGTAAGAAATGAAAAGCCTGGGGGGAAACGAAAATACAAAACGCGCCATTTGGAGGGTACTAACGAAGTGGCCCAACCTTCTCGTGAATTTGCTTCTAAAGTAAAGGAAAGCCATTACCAAAAATCCTCGTCAAAATTAGATGGAAACCACAAAAATGAGAGTGATAGCTTTTCAGACAGCCGGTCAtcagacagagagacaaaacacaagaggaaaaaaaggaggaccCGGAGCTTGAGCGTGGAGATCGTTTATGAAGGGAAAGCTACTGATACGACTAGacaccataaaaagaaaaagaagaagcacaAGAAGAAGCATAAGAAGCATCATGGGGACAATGCTTCACGCTCACCCGTTGTAATTACCATTGACAGTGATAGTGATAAGGATTCTGAAGTAAAGGAGGGTACAGAATGCGGTAATAGTGGTCCTCAAGACTCTTTACAAAATGAGTTTTTGCCTCCTCCCTTCGAACCATTTGAAGCTAAAGATGTAGTTACAATAGAAGATGAATTTGGCATCCTAGACACGGAGTGTAATACTACCACGCTTAATAACAACTTGAGTAATGCCAACAAAACTGTGGATAATATTCCATCCCAGGCAGCTTCAGTTGAACAAACTCTTGATGTAAGAGAAGAGAGTACCTTTGCCTCTGATTTGGAGAACCAGCCCAGTAATGTCTCTATTCaaactgagccatcaaggcaaTTGCCATCTCCACGGACATCATTAATGTCAGTGTCTCTTGGGAGAGACCGTGATATGTCTTAA